From Oceanipulchritudo coccoides, the proteins below share one genomic window:
- a CDS encoding alpha-amylase family glycosyl hydrolase translates to MKELVHLNWAAWTSMDTAVVSFTRDWTSRKLPQLWFGEDQLKLEGLKRLDPEHFGIHGGYYGKGGKIHFVLPRELTKELDIKGGLFVAGSFNGWEEAIGDSNWKMSNGTVRGKPCHVLSVPQASLDQEEAATFKFVTGKKHWLEVPEDTANAHVDGFGIKNYLFSSHRSGRHLFRFETPLPLNQSEGRLLYFKVDGVVDSIRLSPGVFLKSLEAKGPLGAIVNDNTTSFRIFAPRAIKVNLFLFQDLDGPEGDPIPLKLTDDLVWEAHVEGNLHGWFYHYTVEAKETDEVGFFDPEFRIPDPYAKAVCGPMGPGIVVDDSFFEREDDGFKAAHWHDLVIAEAHVRDLTATAPVEMSDEERLGFRGLKKWIDDKSFYLSELGVNAVELQPVHEFDTLDKEQYAWGYMPVNYFAPASQYCKDASSLDQIGEFRELVKSFHGKGMAVILDVVYNHFGEPNFLQYLDREYYFLLTEDGHYENYSGCGNTLDANTPMVRRLMRDSLIHWMEAFGVDGFRFDLGELLGKETLAWLETELKAVKPEVILIAEPWSFRGHIAGELRETGFASWNDGYREYMREYLTLHANADRLGYFMQGSSPDWSRFPAQTVNYVESHDDRCWIDKITENGGHDGHRPTANDRRRTHLMIGMQMMSLGIPMLSSGMDMLKSKGGTNNTYLRGDLNAIPYTRMTEYSGTVDYFRKWIAFRMGPLGRYLRLDEFPGSDYFMTSQHEHLFGMIYNALRTHGRERLLYVVNPGYEFEELRFPEQDLDRFEQLADSERWGDPMLAGPHFERAGERIVIPPLSCGLFIERL, encoded by the coding sequence TTGAAAGAGTTAGTACACCTGAACTGGGCAGCGTGGACCTCCATGGACACGGCTGTGGTCAGCTTCACACGGGATTGGACAAGCCGGAAACTCCCGCAATTGTGGTTTGGGGAGGACCAGTTGAAACTCGAGGGCCTCAAGCGGCTTGATCCGGAACATTTCGGGATTCACGGCGGGTATTATGGAAAGGGGGGCAAGATTCATTTTGTTCTCCCACGCGAATTGACCAAGGAATTGGACATCAAGGGCGGTTTGTTTGTTGCCGGAAGTTTCAACGGATGGGAGGAAGCCATTGGCGATTCCAATTGGAAGATGTCCAATGGAACGGTAAGGGGAAAGCCTTGCCACGTCCTGTCGGTCCCGCAGGCCAGCCTGGACCAGGAAGAGGCGGCGACCTTCAAGTTCGTAACCGGCAAAAAGCACTGGCTTGAGGTGCCCGAGGACACCGCGAATGCGCACGTCGACGGGTTTGGAATCAAGAATTACCTCTTTTCCTCACATCGCAGTGGCCGGCACCTCTTTCGTTTTGAAACGCCTCTTCCGCTCAACCAGAGTGAGGGCCGCCTGCTTTATTTCAAGGTGGACGGCGTGGTGGATTCGATCCGCCTCAGTCCGGGCGTCTTTCTCAAAAGCCTTGAGGCGAAAGGCCCGCTGGGCGCGATTGTCAACGACAACACAACGAGCTTCCGGATATTTGCTCCCCGCGCAATCAAGGTGAACCTCTTTCTCTTTCAGGACCTCGACGGGCCCGAAGGCGATCCCATTCCGCTCAAGTTGACCGATGACCTCGTCTGGGAAGCGCATGTTGAAGGCAACCTGCATGGATGGTTTTATCATTACACTGTAGAAGCCAAGGAGACGGATGAAGTCGGATTCTTCGACCCTGAATTTCGTATTCCGGATCCGTATGCCAAGGCGGTCTGCGGCCCAATGGGCCCGGGGATTGTTGTGGATGATTCATTCTTTGAGCGTGAAGACGATGGATTCAAGGCAGCGCACTGGCATGATCTTGTCATTGCGGAAGCCCATGTACGTGACCTCACGGCCACTGCCCCGGTTGAGATGTCCGATGAGGAACGACTTGGTTTCCGCGGCCTGAAAAAATGGATTGATGACAAGAGCTTTTACCTCAGCGAGCTCGGCGTGAATGCCGTTGAGTTGCAGCCCGTGCACGAATTCGACACCTTGGATAAGGAACAATACGCATGGGGCTACATGCCCGTGAATTATTTCGCGCCCGCCAGCCAGTATTGTAAGGACGCTTCCAGTCTCGACCAGATCGGTGAGTTTCGCGAGCTTGTGAAGAGCTTCCACGGGAAGGGGATGGCGGTCATTCTTGACGTCGTCTACAATCACTTTGGCGAGCCTAATTTCCTCCAGTATCTGGACCGCGAATACTACTTTCTGCTGACGGAGGATGGCCATTATGAAAACTACAGCGGTTGCGGCAACACGCTTGACGCCAACACGCCGATGGTGCGCCGCCTGATGCGCGACAGCCTGATTCACTGGATGGAAGCATTTGGGGTCGACGGATTTCGCTTTGATCTCGGGGAACTGCTTGGGAAGGAAACCCTTGCCTGGCTCGAAACTGAGCTCAAAGCAGTCAAGCCGGAGGTAATCCTCATTGCGGAACCCTGGAGCTTCCGTGGGCATATCGCGGGGGAATTGCGGGAGACAGGATTTGCGTCGTGGAATGATGGATACAGGGAATACATGCGCGAGTACCTTACCCTTCATGCCAATGCCGATCGCCTGGGGTATTTCATGCAGGGATCCTCTCCCGACTGGAGCCGCTTCCCGGCACAGACTGTCAATTATGTCGAGTCACACGACGATCGCTGCTGGATTGACAAAATCACGGAAAACGGCGGCCACGACGGCCATCGTCCGACAGCCAATGACCGCCGCCGCACCCACCTGATGATCGGGATGCAGATGATGTCGCTTGGTATTCCAATGTTGTCCAGCGGAATGGATATGCTCAAATCCAAGGGAGGAACCAATAACACCTACCTCCGGGGCGACTTGAATGCCATTCCATATACCCGCATGACTGAGTATTCCGGAACAGTTGATTATTTCCGCAAGTGGATTGCTTTCAGGATGGGTCCGCTCGGACGCTATCTCCGGCTGGACGAATTCCCGGGTAGTGACTATTTCATGACAAGCCAGCATGAGCATCTCTTTGGGATGATCTACAATGCCCTGCGCACACACGGTCGAGAACGGCTGCTCTATGTCGTCAATCCCGGATACGAATTCGAGGAATTGAGATTTCCTGAGCAGGATCTTGATCGCTTTGAGCAACTGGCTGACTCGGAACGCTGGGGTGATCCAATGCTGGCCGGCCCTCACTTTGAAAGGGCTGGGGAGAGGATTGTCATCCCGCCATTGTCCTGCGGCCTGTTTATAGAACGACTATAA